The nucleotide sequence TGGGGCGAGGCCGCTCCATCTCGTCGCCGGTGTGGGCCTTTTGCCGGGCGTCGTCGTGGTCGCGCAGGGCGCTCAGCACATGCCGCGTGCCCTCGATATGCACCCGCTCGAAGTTCTGTTTGCCTCTCTCGGCGATGATGCCGACAAGGTGGATGACGGCGCTCGGTTGCACGTCCCGCAGCGCCTGACGCACGCTCTTTTCGTTCGTCACGTCGAGCTTGATGCCGACGCCCTGCCCGACGCCCTTGCCGTGGCGGGACCCCGCGAAGACCTCATGGCCGCGCCGGGTGAGTTCGGCCACGACCGCGCGGCCCACGAAGCCGCTCGCGCCGGTCACGAGAATGCGGGGAGAATGTTCTGCTTGCTCAGCCATAGGCCGCATTGTGTGGTGTCGCCGGGGCCGGTGGATGGGAAGGGCAATAAGCGGGGGTTGGGGAAGCAGAAAAACCGCCGCACCGGGAGGGGCGCGGCGGCGGAAGCGGGGGGCAGGCCCATCAAGGCCACGGTGGTCAAGGTGAACGGTGCGCGGTCAGGGGTGAAACGTGCTGGACGTGCGCTGTTCGGGGGTGGCCCCGTCCCGGAGCCTCATGGGTGCGGCTGTTTTCCCCGCCGCGAGGGAGGCCTTCGCCTGGGCGCTTCCCCCACTTCCGCGTCTCAGGGTGGGGGAGGAAGGCCAGGGTGTCAAGCCGTCAGGCAGGGTGTCCAGCCGTCAGGCGGGCAGCTCGGTCAGCCAGTTGGCCTGCTGAATCTGGACTTCCAGTTCGCGGCGCTCCTTTGCCAGCGTATCGGCCAGTTTTTGCAACTCGCGGGCGGGAATCACGGCCACCATCCTCAATTCGCTGTTGCTGTAGCGGGTCTGGCGCTCGGCGGCGGCAGTCGCGGCGCGGCGCAGGGCACGCAGGCGCAGGTCCAGCAGGTCACGGCGGGTCAGCGCGTCGGTCAGGCTCTGGCCGCCGGGCAGCGTGGCGGTCAGGTTGGCGCGGTGAATGCGCGGCAGCAGCCGCTCCAGCGCGTCCAGGACGGTCAGCAGCTCGTTGAGCAGTTCGTGGGGGTCCTCGGCGGGGACCTCACCCTCCTGCACCTGCATGTTCTGCGTGAGGCGTTCTTCGAGTTGCGCGGCCCTCCTTTGCAGGTCGGCGCGTTCGATGAGGGCTTCGGCGAGTTTCATGCGTTCATTGTGGACCAGGCGGGGGCAGAAGTTATTGAGAACGTGCCAAGTTGGTCTCAAGCCTGCTGTGCCGACTGGCTCTGAGCCATGAGCCATGAAGAGGCTGTTCAGAGCTTATGGCCCAGCACTCATGGCCTATCATACGGATTCCGCTTAATTCCTGCACAGTCGGGAAAGCGCCGCCTGTGCATCCATATCGCGGAATCCGTATTTTTTCCTACTCGCATCCGCTCGGATTGAATCTGAAACTACCAGATTCAATCGGAATCCGTATCACTCATGGCAAGGGGAATATGGCTCCTCGGCAGGGGATACGGACATGCCGCGTGATCAATGTAAGCCGCCTGGCCGGGGTGCGGGGACACGGGTTGGATGACGGGACGCGGCTAAGCCACCCGGCGCACGTTGTCTTGCCCGGCCCTCCCGTATGCTCAGTCTCAAGATGGCTTTCGATTCCCGCGCTCTTTCTGCACTTGATTTTCCCCGAATTACCGCTGCTCTGGCCGACCGCGCCTCGACCACGCTGGGCCGAGAACGGGCGCTCGCGCTGCGCCCGAGCGACGACGCCTACCGCATCGCTCAGGAACTCGACGAGGTGGAAGACGCCCTGTTCGGCGTCAGCCTGAGTCTGGGCGGCATTCATGACATCCGCGAACTGCACGCCCGCGCCGGGGAAGGCCGGGTGCTGAGTGGGCAGGACCTGCTCAACGCCGCCTACTCGCTCGACGGGGCGATGACGGTGAAGCGGGCCATCGAGGCCAACTCGCGCGGCCCGCTGCGCGACGTGGGGCAGGGCCTGGGCGACCACTCGGAACTGGTGCGGCGGGTGCTGCAAAGCCTGGACCGGGAAGGGCAGGTGCGCGACGACGCCTCGCCCCGGCTGCGCGACCTGCGCAAACGCATCGAGCCTCTGCGCGGGCGCATCCGCGACAAACTGACGCAGACACTCGAACAGTGGTCGGAGGTCTTGCAGGAACACCTCGTCACCATTCGCCGTGACCGCTACGTGCTGCCGGTGCTGGCGAGCCGG is from Deinococcus wulumuqiensis R12 and encodes:
- a CDS encoding DIP1984 family protein; protein product: MKLAEALIERADLQRRAAQLEERLTQNMQVQEGEVPAEDPHELLNELLTVLDALERLLPRIHRANLTATLPGGQSLTDALTRRDLLDLRLRALRRAATAAAERQTRYSNSELRMVAVIPARELQKLADTLAKERRELEVQIQQANWLTELPA